The Gemmatimonadaceae bacterium genome includes a region encoding these proteins:
- a CDS encoding sensor histidine kinase has protein sequence MTWGSFGARMLDWYTCGAFTPLFLWMAERFPVDRRHWRTNILVQLAGSSVAVVVKYAVLVEIWHVISLDRRTTLSRALASNFIIESMIFWAVIGIAHGIVFYRRWQEREWLAAELRGRLSEAQLEVLRGQLRPHFLFNTLNSISTLIHSDPASADRMVVQLADLLRVSLETSGTHEIPLAEELGLLERYIDIMRARHADRLTVSIRVAPRVRSAVVPHFILQPLVENAIEHGVARRSGAGCIVIEADDVGDTLQLRVGDDGCGIPYRANGSFPPDEGVGLGNTRLRLHQLYGDAQSLAIRAREDGGTLVTITIPLRGEVASEREGPVSRVTANV, from the coding sequence ATGACTTGGGGCTCGTTTGGCGCGCGTATGCTCGACTGGTACACGTGCGGCGCATTCACTCCGCTTTTTCTCTGGATGGCCGAGCGCTTTCCGGTCGATCGGCGGCATTGGCGCACGAATATCCTCGTCCAGCTCGCGGGCAGCAGCGTTGCCGTCGTGGTCAAATACGCCGTACTCGTCGAGATCTGGCACGTGATCAGCCTTGACAGGCGGACGACGCTCTCGCGCGCGCTCGCTTCGAATTTCATCATCGAGTCGATGATCTTCTGGGCGGTCATCGGGATCGCGCATGGCATTGTGTTCTATCGGCGATGGCAGGAACGCGAGTGGCTCGCCGCTGAGCTCCGCGGCCGCCTTTCCGAAGCGCAGCTCGAAGTGTTGAGGGGGCAGCTCCGCCCGCATTTTCTTTTCAATACGCTCAACAGCATCTCCACCCTCATTCATAGCGATCCGGCATCGGCGGATCGCATGGTCGTTCAGTTGGCCGACCTACTCCGCGTATCGCTCGAAACGTCTGGAACGCACGAGATTCCGCTCGCCGAAGAGCTCGGGCTTCTCGAGCGTTACATCGACATCATGCGCGCGCGACACGCCGATCGGCTCACGGTCTCGATACGCGTCGCGCCTCGTGTCCGTTCGGCCGTGGTGCCCCATTTCATCTTGCAGCCCCTCGTGGAGAACGCGATCGAGCATGGTGTCGCGCGACGTTCTGGCGCGGGCTGCATCGTGATCGAGGCGGACGACGTGGGCGACACGCTGCAACTCCGCGTCGGCGACGATGGCTGCGGCATCCCATATCGAGCGAACGGGTCGTTCCCGCCTGACGAGGGCGTCGGGCTTGGCAACACGCGGCTTCGATTGCACCAGCTATATGGAGATGCACAATCGCTCGCGATTCGGGCTCGTGAAGATGGCGGCACTCTCGTCACGATCACGATCCCTCTGCGCGGTGAGGTTGCTTCCGAGCGGGAAGGGCCAGTTTCACGTGTGACCGCGAATGTCTGA
- a CDS encoding DoxX family protein has translation MSLFEPARERWTGTVLSVLRIVAALIFMQHGSQKLFHYPPAGAPGPVAPFTLFSQTGIAGILEFFGGFLLLIGLVTRPVAFIVCGEMAVAYFKTHAPRGFLPIVNRGELAVVLCFVFLYLAFAGGGSWSVDALIGGRRSMNR, from the coding sequence GTGAGTCTGTTCGAACCAGCTCGTGAGCGATGGACCGGTACGGTACTCAGTGTGTTGCGCATTGTTGCGGCGTTGATCTTCATGCAGCACGGAAGTCAGAAGCTGTTTCACTATCCGCCAGCCGGTGCGCCGGGACCGGTCGCTCCATTCACCTTGTTTTCGCAGACTGGCATTGCGGGGATTCTCGAGTTCTTTGGCGGCTTCCTGCTGCTCATCGGCCTAGTCACTCGACCGGTAGCGTTCATCGTCTGTGGCGAGATGGCGGTGGCGTACTTCAAGACCCATGCGCCGCGCGGATTCCTGCCGATCGTAAATCGCGGCGAGCTCGCGGTGGTTCTGTGTTTCGTCTTCCTGTATCTCGCCTTCGCCGGTGGAGGTTCGTGGAGCGTCGACGCACTGATCGGCGGGCGACGTAGCATGAACCGTTAG
- a CDS encoding creatininase family protein: MTTRPFILSETTWKTVDPTHYELAILPWGATEAHNLHLPYATDTILSVGVAAAAAQRAWAAGARVLVLPAVPFGVQTTQIEIKGCINMNPSTQALLLADVANSLERQGILKLCILNGHGANDFRQMIRELQPKTKVFLTTVNWYKVVNPKDHFEDLGDHAGEVETSVMMHLAPEAVLPLSEAGEGKERRFRIGGLREGWAWAPRDWKQITSDTGVGNPKKSTAEKGRSYLEIVEQQISQYFIELAKVDLGKLYE; this comes from the coding sequence ATGACGACACGCCCCTTCATACTGTCCGAGACAACCTGGAAGACCGTCGACCCGACGCATTACGAGCTCGCGATCCTGCCATGGGGCGCGACGGAAGCGCACAATCTCCACTTGCCGTACGCAACCGACACGATTCTGTCGGTGGGCGTCGCGGCAGCCGCAGCGCAGCGCGCGTGGGCGGCGGGCGCGCGCGTGCTCGTCTTGCCGGCGGTACCGTTCGGCGTGCAGACGACCCAAATCGAGATCAAGGGGTGCATCAACATGAACCCCAGCACCCAGGCGTTACTGCTCGCTGATGTCGCCAACTCGCTCGAGCGTCAGGGAATTCTGAAGCTGTGCATCCTGAACGGGCACGGTGCGAACGACTTTCGACAGATGATTCGCGAGCTACAGCCGAAGACGAAGGTGTTCCTGACGACCGTGAACTGGTACAAGGTCGTGAACCCGAAGGACCACTTCGAGGATCTCGGCGATCATGCCGGAGAGGTCGAGACGAGCGTGATGATGCACCTCGCACCAGAGGCCGTGCTGCCACTGAGCGAGGCGGGTGAGGGGAAGGAACGCCGCTTTCGAATCGGCGGCTTACGAGAGGGTTGGGCGTGGGCGCCGCGCGACTGGAAGCAGATCACCTCCGATACCGGCGTCGGCAATCCGAAGAAGTCGACGGCCGAGAAGGGACGGAGTTATCTCGAGATTGTCGAACAGCAGATCTCGCAGTATTTCATCGAGCTGGCGAAGGTGGATCTCGGCAAGCTGTACGAGTGA
- a CDS encoding erythromycin esterase family protein: protein MFRSRGNISDDGGKGGALAAELRQRAQPLRTAADLDPLLDRIGDAQYVLLGEASHGTSEYYTWRAELSKRLVREKGFSFIAVEGDWPDCYRVNRYAKSYPASGASARDVLHAFERWPTWMWANDEIVDLVEWLRRYNGQRRLSDDRKVGFYGLDVYSLWDSMRAVVDYLERIDPKLAAGAKRAYRCFEPYGEDEQEYARATYLVPTSCEDEAVSVLRSLRARPAEYDGDGREAQFNAEQNALVAKNAELYYRTMVRGGSQSWNVRDHHMVDTLDRLMTYHRAVNPDAKAIVWEHNTHIGDARFTNMATAGMVNVGQLVRQAHDGQGVVLVGLGSHRGSVIAGEEWGAPMERMRVPEARAGSWEDVMHNAVANSDDATGAALLVFDDANDGGLPGLDEPIAHRAIGVVYDPDHERWGNYVPTIVPRRYDAFIFVDETHALSPLHLPVRVGEVPETFPSGE, encoded by the coding sequence ATGTTCCGATCACGCGGCAACATATCGGACGACGGCGGAAAGGGCGGTGCCCTTGCGGCCGAGCTGCGGCAACGCGCTCAGCCGCTCCGCACGGCGGCGGATCTCGACCCGCTGCTCGACCGCATCGGCGACGCGCAATACGTCCTCCTCGGCGAGGCGTCTCACGGCACCTCGGAGTATTACACGTGGCGTGCGGAGCTCTCGAAGCGGCTCGTTCGCGAGAAGGGCTTCTCGTTCATCGCTGTCGAGGGCGACTGGCCCGACTGCTATCGCGTCAATCGCTATGCGAAGAGCTATCCAGCCTCTGGCGCGAGCGCACGCGACGTCTTGCACGCCTTCGAGCGCTGGCCGACGTGGATGTGGGCCAATGATGAGATCGTCGATCTCGTCGAATGGCTGCGGCGCTACAACGGTCAGCGTCGGCTGAGCGACGATCGAAAAGTCGGTTTCTACGGGCTCGACGTGTATTCGCTGTGGGACTCGATGCGAGCGGTCGTCGACTATCTCGAGCGTATCGATCCGAAGCTCGCTGCAGGCGCCAAGCGGGCGTATCGCTGCTTCGAGCCCTATGGCGAAGACGAACAGGAGTACGCTCGAGCGACCTACCTCGTGCCGACGTCGTGCGAGGACGAGGCCGTCTCCGTTCTTCGTTCGCTGCGAGCTCGGCCAGCCGAGTATGATGGCGATGGCCGCGAGGCCCAGTTCAACGCCGAGCAGAATGCGCTCGTCGCGAAGAACGCCGAGCTGTACTATCGCACCATGGTCCGGGGCGGATCGCAATCGTGGAATGTCCGCGATCATCACATGGTCGACACGCTGGACCGTCTGATGACCTACCATCGAGCGGTGAATCCGGACGCAAAGGCGATCGTCTGGGAGCACAACACGCACATCGGTGATGCGCGATTCACCAACATGGCGACGGCCGGGATGGTGAATGTTGGCCAACTCGTGAGGCAGGCGCACGATGGCCAAGGCGTCGTGCTCGTGGGCCTCGGCTCGCATCGCGGAAGCGTGATCGCGGGCGAGGAGTGGGGCGCACCAATGGAACGGATGCGCGTTCCCGAGGCACGCGCCGGGAGCTGGGAGGACGTCATGCACAACGCCGTGGCGAATAGCGATGACGCGACCGGCGCCGCGCTTCTCGTCTTCGACGACGCCAACGATGGCGGCTTACCCGGACTCGACGAGCCGATCGCCCATCGCGCCATTGGCGTCGTCTACGATCCGGATCACGAACGCTGGGGCAACTACGTGCCGACGATCGTCCCTCGCCGGTACGACGCGTTCATCTTCGTCGACGAGACCCACGCCCTATCGCCGCTGCATCTGCCGGTGAGAGTCGGCGAGGTCCCGGAGACCTTCCCGAGCGGGGAATAA